One window of Triplophysa rosa linkage group LG8, Trosa_1v2, whole genome shotgun sequence genomic DNA carries:
- the LOC130558362 gene encoding patched domain-containing protein 3-like, whose protein sequence is MAKCKTDCIEKPISLIFEKFGRIVGNYPFVFFILPLLVAAALGAGFMFLDEREANDIEDQFTPVNGPAKQEREIVLKYFPQSEEFSQLRLSSEGTYASLIITGLAKTNIWTEAAFTDIIELDRQVKNITTGNTFENLCAKTKGKCVSNEILDIINYNPGEIISTTIRYPMNTGTFLGTSVGGVELKTGGSEISSAKAVRLFYFLKEENTTQNTLWLTGFLKFFSNYSELKTVRVSYFTSISRQNEFESNADSVIPLFSVTYFLAITISILSCLRLDCVRTKVWVAVAGVISAGLAVLASFGLLLYCGMPFAMTVASAPFLILGIGVDDMFIMISCWQKTKVKEEVEDRLAETYKEAAVSITITTLTDVMSFYIGLLTPFGSVQSFCMYTSTAILFCYIFNITFFGACLALNGRREKGNKHWLTCMNVPEVDSVDATGNVCCVGGAYDKNTGTDEAMPMDLFFKNHYSPFLTKTWVKISVCLFYSGYLAVSIYGCLQLQEGLDLKHLATDGSYVGSYYDDEDQFFSSYGPNVMLVITDENFQYWSSDARQNLDSCLEIFQNLSMASKDSEIVPISWLHAYMNFGESAGINLDIEKQFKQNLTRFLNGSGFSEDVNFTNNTILASRMFIQTVNIRTSVDEKNMLNAFRETAAKCGKLQTAVNVMVYHPAFIYYDQYAVIVSNTIQNIVVATCVMLVISLLLIPNPLCSVWVTFAIASVIVGVTGFMALWDVSLDSVSMINLVICIGFSVDFSAHISYAFVSSEEASVNEKAKDALYKLGYPIIQGAASTIAGVVVLAAAKSYIFRTFFKIMFLVILFGAVHGVVFIPVFLTFFGICDRMSRTKPDKNTQCEMQSENSNRNSQQVSTVKSNGQTNEGFTSPDCY, encoded by the exons ATGGCGAAGTGTAAAACTGACTGCATTGAGAAGCCTATTTCTCTGATCTTTGAAAAGTTTGGTCGCATTGTTGGAAattatcccttcgtgtttttcaTATTACCTTTACTTGTAGCTGCTGCTCTTGGAGCTGGTTTTATGTTTCTTGACGAGAGGGAAGCAAATGATATCGAAGACCAGTTCACACCTGTAAACGGACCAGCgaagcaggagagagagattgtgcTGAAATATTTCCCACAATCTGAAGAGTTTTCTCAACTGCGGCTTTCGTCTGAAGGAACTTACGCCTCTTTGATCATTACAGGTTTGGCGAAAACAAACATATGGACTGAGGCAGCTTTTACAGACATTATTGAGTTAGATAGACAAGTGAAAAATATTACAACAGGAAACACTTTTGAAAACCTTTGTGCCAAAACTAAGGGAAAGTGCGTGTCAAATGAAATTTTAGACATCATAAATTACAATCCTGGTGAAATTATTTCTACAACCATTAGATATCCCATGAATACTGGCACATTTTTAGGAACAAGTGTCGGTGGTGTAGAGCTAAAGACAGGAGGCTCAGAGATAAGCAGCGCTAAAGCAGtcagacttttttattttttaaaagaggaAAACACTACACAAAACACTCTGTGGCTTACTGGCTTTCTAAAATTCTTCTCAAACTATTCAGAGCTGAAAACG GTGCGTGTTTCTTACTTCACATCAATTTCAAGACAGAATGAGTTCGAGTCCAATGCAGACTCTGTGATCCCTCTCTTCTCCGTTACATATTTCCTGGCCATTACCATTTCCATTCTTTCTTGTTTGAG GTTAGATTGTGTTAGAACCAAGGTTTGGGTTGCTGTGGCTGGTGTCATCTCTGCTGGTTTGGCTGTTCTTGCCAGTTTTGGTTTATTGCTCTACTGTGGAATGCCTTTTGCTATGACTGTCGCCTCTGCCCCTTTTTTGATTCTTG GTATTGGAGTTGATGACATGTTCATCATGATCTCCTGCTGGCAGAAGACTAAAGTTAAAGAAGAAGTTGAAGATCGTTTAGCAGAAACATATAAAGAAGCTGCTGTGTCCATCACTATCACCACACTGACAGATGTGATGTCTTTCTACATCGGTCTGTTGACTCCATTCGGCTCTGTTCAATCTTTCTGCATGTACACCAGTACAGCTATTCTCTTCTGTTACATCTTCAACATCACTTTCTTTGGTGCTTGTCTTGCACTGAATGGAAGGAGAGAGAAGGGTAATAAACATTGGCTGACCTGCATGAATGTCCCAGAAGTTGATAGTGTTGATGCTACTGgtaatgtgtgttgtgttggtgGAGCTTATGATAAAAACACTGGCACTGATGAGGCAATGCCAATGgatttattctttaaaaatcacTACAGCCCGTTTCTGACAAAGACCTGGGTAAagatctctgtgtgtttgttttattctggCTATCTGGCAGTTAGCATCTATGGATGTCTTCAACTACAGGAAGGTCTTGATCTGAAACATTTAGCAACAGACGGCTCATATGTTGGTAGTTACTATGATGATGAAGATCAATTCTTTTCTTCTTATGGTCCCAATGTCATGTTAGTCATAACAGATGAAAACTTTCAGTATTGGAGTTCAGATGCACGTCAAAACCTTGACTCGTGTCTCGAAATTTTTCAAAATCTGTCAATGGCATCTAAAGATTCAGAAATTGTACCCATTTCATGGCTTCATGCATATATGAACTTTGGAGAGAGCGCTGGTATAAATTTAGATATTGAAAAACAATTCAAACAAAATTTAACTAGGTTTCTTAATGGTTCTGGTTTTAGTGAAGATGTAAACTTCACTAACAATACGATTTTGGCATCACGTATGTTCATTCAGACTGTGAACATCAGGACATCAGTCGATGAGAAGAACATGCTGAATGCATTCAGAGAAACAGCAGCAAAATGTGGAAAGTTACAGACGGCTGTTAATGTAATGGTGTATCACCCTGCGTTTATCTATTACGATCAATACGCTGTCATAGTCAGTAATACAATTCAGAATATAGTCGTAGCTACGTGTGTAATGTTAGTTATTTCACTCTTGTTAATCCCAAATCCTCTCTGTTCTGTCTGGGTGACATTTGCTATCGCATCCGTCATTGTGGGTGTGACTGGTTTCATGGCATTATGGGATGTTAGTTTAGACTCAGTATCTATGATTAATCTGGTGATCTGTATTGGATTTTCTGTGGATTTCTCTGCTCACATATCTTACGCTTTTGTGTCCAGTGAGGAAGCGTCGGTGAATGAAAAAGCCAAAGATGCCCTCTATAAACTGGGATATCCAATAATACAAGGTGCAGCTTCCACTATTGCAGGTGTAGTGGTGCTTGCTGCTGCAAAAAGCTACATCTTCAGGACCTTCTTTAAAATCATGTTCTTAGTGATATTGTTTGGAGCCGTCCATGGCGTTGTGTTCATACCTGTGTTCCTCACTTTCTTTGGCATTTGTGACCGGATGTCACGTACCAAACCTGATAAAAATACACAGTGTGAAATGCAATCTGAGAATAGCAATAGAAATTCGCAGCAAGTATCAACAGTAAAGAGCAATGGTCAGACGAATGAGGGGTTTACCAGTCCTGACTGTTACTGA